A single region of the Sulfurospirillum arsenophilum NBRC 109478 genome encodes:
- the carA gene encoding glutamine-hydrolyzing carbamoyl-phosphate synthase small subunit: MMLKPVWIYLENGVFLEAKSFGFEGSKTGEIVFNTSMSGYQEIMSDPSYAGQFIVFTMPEIGIVGCNDDDMESKTVHASGMFVRSLNEMPSNFRSTECLPTFLQKHESMGICDIDTRYLTKMIRDSGPKMMIASTEISDPAKLKAMLTASPRIEDVNYIEKVGTTKSYLHVSSVWNADTQSYEKATNSLGKKILAVDFGIKRNILNELCATGLEVEVIPHDFSADDIMKRYKSGEISGLFLSNGPGDPLILKKEAAQITKLIEAKVPMFAICLGHQLLSIAHGHPTYKLKFGQHGGNHPVKNTKTNVVEITAQNHNYNVPESVCSIAKVTHINLFDNTIEGLEYNDAPIFSVQHHPEASPGPHESKYIFQEFANRL; this comes from the coding sequence ATGATGTTAAAACCTGTATGGATTTATCTTGAAAATGGCGTTTTCTTAGAAGCAAAAAGTTTTGGCTTTGAAGGTTCAAAAACAGGAGAGATCGTTTTTAATACCTCTATGAGCGGTTATCAAGAGATTATGAGTGATCCAAGTTATGCAGGACAATTCATTGTCTTTACGATGCCAGAAATTGGTATTGTAGGATGCAATGATGATGATATGGAGAGTAAAACCGTTCATGCAAGTGGTATGTTTGTACGAAGTTTGAACGAAATGCCTTCTAATTTTAGATCAACTGAATGCTTACCAACGTTTTTACAAAAACATGAGAGTATGGGCATCTGCGATATTGATACACGCTATTTAACAAAAATGATTCGAGATTCTGGTCCTAAAATGATGATCGCTTCTACTGAAATTAGTGATCCTGCAAAGCTTAAAGCTATGCTTACTGCTAGCCCTCGCATCGAAGACGTGAACTATATTGAAAAAGTTGGAACAACCAAATCTTATTTACATGTAAGCAGTGTGTGGAATGCTGATACACAGTCATATGAAAAAGCAACAAATAGCCTTGGCAAAAAAATTCTTGCGGTTGATTTTGGTATTAAGCGCAATATTCTTAATGAATTGTGTGCAACAGGTCTTGAAGTTGAGGTAATTCCTCACGATTTTAGTGCTGATGATATTATGAAACGTTATAAAAGCGGTGAAATTAGCGGACTCTTTTTATCCAATGGTCCAGGAGATCCTTTGATCCTTAAAAAAGAGGCAGCTCAAATTACCAAATTGATTGAAGCAAAAGTGCCTATGTTTGCTATCTGTTTAGGGCATCAATTACTTTCTATTGCTCATGGACATCCAACGTATAAGCTTAAATTTGGACAACATGGTGGTAACCATCCTGTCAAAAATACGAAAACAAATGTTGTTGAAATTACAGCACAAAATCATAACTATAATGTTCCTGAGTCTGTGTGCAGTATCGCCAAAGTGACGCATATCAACTTGTTTGACAATACCATCGAAGGCTTAGAGTACAATGATGCGCCGATCTTCTCTGTTCAACACCACCCAGAAGCAAGCCCAGGTCCACATGAGAGCAAATATATTTTTCAAGAGTTTGCCAACAGACTTTAA